A window of Magallana gigas chromosome 8, xbMagGiga1.1, whole genome shotgun sequence genomic DNA:
agcaccatttcatatttccacgACGTCAGGTGACGTCAAACTATTAAAAGGCAATTTAACTTGTCACCCTTTTACAAAGTAAACACCTTTTAGTTCACACACTTTTTATGTCATTAACCCATTAATAAAACGCATGTTCACaccattattttcaatttttttattaatgtctTTTGTGTCATCGTAGATCAATTAGGTCCGAGAATCTCTGTCCACGCAGTTTTGACTTAAGATAATGAAATAAAGCGAACTCCATAGGTGCAAGATCCTGGCTGTATGGGGGTTGGGGTGCTGCAAGAGCTCAAGATATCAGTATTTCCATTTTCCATTGGTCGTCCATATCTGGCGATAAAACAGTCAGAAATTCGTCAAGTTAATTGAAACATTCACAAAATGACCTTCATAACTTATTGTGATCTGAAATGAAAAAACGTTTATTCTTATGCGCTTaaactgtacattttcttaaaagggaaaaatgcgtacaaaatagaaaacaattaaaaactgaCATGCTTCTATCCGTGAAGCacatattatcaaaataattaatctgtataatttttaaggtccatttaaattaaacaaatcttTACATGTTTCATAGAAAATACGCCaagattaaatatgaaaaatttcgcTGGTATCATGCGAATAGTCCGCTCACAATGAACTTGTCTGCGAACTTTtttaacaaccctcgtatattttcaactcgcagaaACAAGgaaagacctactcgttgctttgcaacgaactctgctctagttttttaaaataataactttttgtatataatattcataattatgaaaatgataaagTTCTATAGCTAACCTGGAACCATTTGgcaatttataatgtatatattttttcaatcataGGTGTTAATGTTATACTTAACCTAATAACCTGCGCATTAGAGAGAGATCAATGTGATTTTATTATTATgacatatatttacaattattgGTCAATAGCACATAATTATACACTTCCGTACATTAGATATATAAATTATCTTTATACATGGGTAATTGGTTTTACCTTTTTTGCAAGTGAATTCTTTCAAGAACATTGCTTGTAACTGAGAGTATCAAAAGAATTGCACTACACTTAAAATGTACAGtgataaaaaatcattattcatggtattttgattgtttaaggtcaagatctagtaaacgAGAGGTGTCTACAGgtttataaaaattaagatataaattctttcaatgatgcttcaaaACAATAAGTTTGTTTCATGGGGTGTACCGGAGctaaaaaattttggtaaacacaataaaaaaaaatcaggtttaaaactgtcattttctatgaaatatgaaggaaatgaGGAAGAAATTCAGGAGCGTGTCCATTTGttactaataaaatatatctagaatgcttACAGTCTCCAAAACCGGAATGAAACAAGCTCTTGacttcctctttaaaatgatgtcaaattcattataggtatcgggattacttttcctatgatttaacataaaatgacaagaaaatgtttaattttctacatcACTCCTTTACAGCGGTAAAGTACGGGAAAACAATTCTTCAAAtcatttatgacgtcataatggttctatcaccaaaaagacactctggacTCATTTACTATATATTGaccttaaatattttgtattgcaaaATTTAacttaagttaatattaattaaacattttttctttactttcagCTAGTGGCAACGAAGTCCAAGGTCATTGCTCAATATGCAAACTGAAAGATACATCTGGGCGTCCTTTGTTACAGTTTTAGGGCTCTCTTTCTTAGTGTTTTGTTCCAATCTTACTTTGTTGACATCTGAGCAAGAAGAAGATAACAACATATGCCAAAAATACCCAAAGAGTTTAGGTAATTCTCCCATTTTGCGgttcatttttataattaattaggGGCAATATACCTAAAcaataatgtcattttttgataagaaagtATAATGTTTATGAATTCAAATCCTTTATGGTTGTTACCTACACAGTAATTTTTTTGTAGTACTTAAATCTTGATGTTCATCAATTCATCGAATACCCAAAACTAAATAAAACTTATAAGTATTCTGTACTCTTTGGGAATGATAAATACCGGCAAATGTAATATGTGTCTTACGGTTATGGATATAACACAAcaattaactttattttcaaCTGATTTTcagttgaagaaaaaaatttcaagtgaCCCATTtaacttttgtattttttctgatatatacatattttaacattttgagaATGACTCTTTTCAAGTAAGCAATTATTTAATCACACATAAATATGGTAGAAAAAGTACAACGTTGAATTGCATGGTTACTTGttattattttagtttgtttttttgttgggtttttttttatgggggggggggggtacttgtATCCAACTTGTGTCTAAACTACAATGCTATTATGGAAATACTCTGAAATGATGTAGGTTTTAAATTGTTACAACCCCTTGCTTGCTCCATGATATCATAgattacaaaaagtttaaagaCATAACTTATAAGCCAAAGCAACCAACCTTCTCAATTTATTCGCAGTAGGCACGATTTACCCTAATCTTACGGATACATCCTATAAAGACATGGAGTTCAGATTTACATGGGTGCAAACAGGAGGCCACCATACACCCACAAGATGCAAACCTAGGGAACGGGTAGCCATTTTGATACCATTCCGCAATCGGAATAATCATTTAAGAATCCTGCTGAACAATTTACATCCAATATTATATCGTCAGCAACTAGGGTATACCATATATGTTTTGAAACAGGTAAGCAAGaaagacattttattttcaatcaaatatattgtttacatttttagacAAATGTGTAAAAAGTGAATTAAAATAAGATATGACGTATTTACCATACctttataatattttagaaGGATTTGGATAGGTGCAGTGTACtcattttatctttttgtttcaAGGCTGACGAAAAGCCTTTCAACAAGGGAATGCTGCTCAATATTGGATACCTAGAGGCAAAAAAAGATAACCATACTTGTTTTGTCTTCCATGATGTTGATCTAATTCCTGAGAATGACAATATACTATATGGATGTGTAAGAAGTCCCATGCATTTGTCAAGAGCAGTAAATACGTTAAACTACAAGTAAATAATtgtcattaagatttttttatgcGTATCTTGGCgatttaatttaacattatatctAGCTTACCTCAACAAGGCTAATAAATAACGTCCATTGCTAAAGGTTTTATGCTGCAGTGTTATTTTTGTGCTACTCTTTTTCCTGTATCAAACAGAAATGCATGTGTTTAATTTAATGCGGAATATATCAGATGCTGCTATCATTCAAATGTTGATTGATAAATAAGCCATATTTTGAAGCAGGTTTTAATACCAACCATTTAGTTGTACCATCAAACCATCATGCATGAATGGTGCATGAAAAGATGCATGAAACAAGTTAGGTTTGGCCATTTTCTGTGAATACCTAAGGTGAACATGTTTAATTTCAAAGCAGGTGCAATTATAGAACTACAAGATCCACCTCAATCGTAACTGCATTGACCATGCATGTATTAGTTACATTTACATTAGGCAACCTTCGAATTATGCTTATCATCCTCTCAGAGTGTAAACTGTATTTTCTGAAATCTTAAGTAACAAGTTGTAAATGTTGTTTTGGAAAAGGTCCATTTGAATGTACTAAGAGGCATACAGTGACTGTTTTAAGTGTTAGGATGGTAGGAGATGCATTGCATAATGGTAATTAGAATGCTAAAATGAgggatgaataaaataaaattatgtttttgaagCCAGCCAAGGtttttatgaattataatatacttaatCATATATGTGCTATAAATGTTACTACTTAAGAAATTGCTATGTTTAACAAATCACGCCTCAAATGATAATTAATTAGTTAACCTGCgatggactggtgtcccatTCAGGGGGAGTCAATGACTCTCATCCGCTAAGCACCACGGATACAGGGGATAAGCTAATGCACCTTATGGCACGGAGAAGGATCTTAATATACATAACATTTACGAATGCTCAAAACGCTACCAGTGACAAACATTCacttaaattcaaaaataatttgttgaaaTTGTAAGGTTACAAGGCAAACAACTCTAGGTAGGACCATTTCAACAGTGTAATTATCGTGAAATCATGGCTTATAATGCATATCATGAAACAAATCTCAATAAATTAAAGCAGTACATgcatatcttaaaaattaaaattaaaaaattatttggatGTAATTTTACAAAGCACTATCTATATCTTCATGAGAGGGGAAAAGATAAGGactaaacaaaacttttaataaatgacattttttaaactacTAGTATGATGCAATTTTCGTTATTGTTTAGATTACCTGACAAACGTTTGTTGGGAGGTGTCACTGCCTGGAAAACAAAAGAGTTTGAGCAGGTCAATGGCTGGTCCAATCTGTTTGTGAACTGGGGCGGTGAAGATGATGATATGAGCTAcaggtttgttttctttttctttcctttCATATATCTTTCTGTGTTATAGTTTTCATAAAGTTTTAGAATATATTACTTTTTATGTaaagtcaattttaaaaaaatacaaataacacCAGTTGATTatgatattaataataaatatcgCATCAAAAGGGAAATAATACATTGTCAGGAACAAAACTATCTTAATTAATCAATTGGTTACATGCATTTGGCTAATGTCAACATTACTTACCATATGCATATTGTTTGTCTTTGAATCATGATACATGTctatatatgaatttataaattgaACTTAACTATATCATTGACTATGCAAAAAATGTTACAAGTCAGAGGCCATCATgatgttcatttaaaattatatatcaactatgtatataaatatttgtattattataatGTTAGCGGTCAATTAATTGTTTTCGACAATTCCTTTCAGACGTTACAAAGCGGACAAACAACTCATTCTTTCAGTTACATAATCTGTTTTCTTGCATTTTTCATAGgaagaattttgattttttttttcagaacaatAGCAAATAAACTGTCGATCTTTCGTTTTCGGAACTCTGTGGCAAGATACCAAATGTTAAAGCACAGAAGAACTCCTGTTAACACAGCGAGGTATTTTATCTATTGTTAAGCATCTTCACGTGCCTACCTCCAAATTTATAGTTTTCCATagtaatcaaatcaaattatatttcttttctgtAGACACAGGCAGTTAAAGGACAGCTACACTCGGTATAAGATTGATGGTTTGTCGTCATTGGTATATCAAAGCCCTAGAACCCAGCGTTATCGGTTATTCACCATGGTGTCAATAGATACGTGAAAATCTTGTTTTGAAATGCTTTCAACTAGCATCCTTACAATTAAGATAGATAAAAGTTGTACAGCTTGAGAATGCTAAtctatgctattttttaaagaagGCATGATGGCTtggtattaaaaaaagattgattGTAAACTGCCTTTCATGATTTTTCACTAAAAGCCTTGTAAGCCATGAAAACGAAATACATATGTAGTCCTTTTTGATTTGAGCGTATGTTACTCTGTAAACTTGATTTCAATTATCTGATGAAGAAATTGAAAGCAATGTATCTTGTTTATTTGTCAATTCATTATGTTTGAGAGATATTGTTGTGGCAAACGCTAAAAATGTAAGTACTTGTTACTTACAAAGACGATCTATAGTGTGGACATTTAGATATGATTGTATACTGTAAAAAACCCCATGTAGAACTGTTATTAACAACACTGTGTAAAGGACGAGTGCACTTAAGCTATAGAGAATGGGTCCTTTTACAGTACCgattttatgtagaaaatatcaacaaattgccCTTTTTCCTTAGTTTTTAAGCACTGATGGATACATCTGATTTCTGTGCACGCTTAACTTCACCAAAAATAGCATACAATTTAAACAATTGAGGATTATAAAATGCCTATAGATAATACAAATCCGAAAAAATCGTACCGAACCTATTTGAATTGGGTCTATTTAAAAAGACACTACCGTATTATACCATGTTTTTTCTGCGTCATGTTTTTTCCGCGAATCAGAGCCTAGaacggtatataaaatttacgcgaatccaaatttcactatttcaaagtcacattgaaaatgtaattCACGATTGTTTAAACCTGTGAGGTAAGATGGGAAAGTATCTAAATTGTCGCtctttgtaatgaaaaattcgGACATTGAAATCATTTACACAATTTCATTAATGTGAAATAATTACCGGTAATTATTTTCAGAGACGAAAACAGTCATAAATAAATAGATCATGTATcgttacatataccagtagctCAGATTTATTTAGACATTGGTTTACACAAGGAAAGCGACCGTTTTAATTAGTTTGTCAatggattattaaataaacaacgaGGCTTACAAATCTATTATCTGTCGCTTGTCCTCCGATCCCGCAATTTGTACCTCTAACTAAACTAACTGAACATAGTTCACTGTACTTTTACTTACCTGTTTAATTCTAAAGGAAATAGAGAACtctattacaaaaacaaaaatttgtatcaaatttacgctAATTTAATTTCCGGAAATCGTCGCGAACACGGAAGAAACACGCAGAAAAAACCCTGACATTCTGTTGGTAAAATGAATGGCGTGTTTGCTGAATTATACTTTATGAGTTATTTTATGTCTGGATAAACTCAAATAAAACTTGAGTTATTTTAtgtctggaaaaaaattaaataaaacttgaGGTTGAATATTACCATAGACATTAGTGATTTTTGACCATACAAAGTCGACGGGAAATGATTTAAAACGTGTCAGTTTTTTAAAGCGAGCACAATTGAGAAACATCCACCTGGACAGAACCCACGTgactatttaaaatattatacatatattccATTCATAGGTTCAACCTGCCCGGTCACGCAGGTAATAGCTCTCGCTTGCTACAGGAAAAACCTTGATATTTctatacattttcatatttcaagTACCAGCCTAATGTTGGACAAACTTCTTATTTTCACAGAAGttttctaaatgtataatgcgtCTTTTTTATATACACTAAATTCAGCGCTAAAACTTGTTGATTCTTATGGTTTTTAATATCAATCGAtgatgtgattaaaaaaaaatgtgctaaaTTTGAATGTTCATTCTTTTCACTTTTTACCGGGGCCGTAAATAACAGTCGATGGACTCTTGCAGTTGGTCGTAAACATGAAAGTTAACCGTCAGAATAGCCCCCATATATTGT
This region includes:
- the LOC105344010 gene encoding beta-1,4-N-acetylgalactosaminyltransferase bre-4 → MQTERYIWASFVTVLGLSFLVFCSNLTLLTSEQEEDNNICQKYPKSLVGTIYPNLTDTSYKDMEFRFTWVQTGGHHTPTRCKPRERVAILIPFRNRNNHLRILLNNLHPILYRQQLGYTIYVLKQADEKPFNKGMLLNIGYLEAKKDNHTCFVFHDVDLIPENDNILYGCVRSPMHLSRAVNTLNYKLPDKRLLGGVTAWKTKEFEQVNGWSNLFVNWGGEDDDMSYRTIANKLSIFRFRNSVARYQMLKHRRTPVNTARHRQLKDSYTRYKIDGLSSLVYQSPRTQRYRLFTMVSIDT